A window from Leptospira meyeri encodes these proteins:
- a CDS encoding adenosine deaminase, which translates to MYCDLHNHLYGCLPPETLYRIGKNNPEPRWHLYLDSYEKAYGIKIRPSTFFEDYADIKEFSKLYHFREKAPFLHFQAKFNLIIALVKFDEREITEVTHDVVLSNSLEDISYAEYRLMFGKEEPKESFYSKLMACLEGLTKGENSAKKEGKTIQSKLVMSLHRDINFERHYDWMKNWMEKESVIREGLVGIDFCHIEEGHPPKDKKSFFQSVIKDNQAEPNTALSILYHVGESFRDKTPFSAVRWVLESALNGVHRLGHALALGIDSDYFLGDERTELVSEAKDQIECELESYDEISSFGSFYPKEELELKRKELKTKPDSELLKIQFDAKQSQYLHTFQNFVMSKIAQTEAVIECCPSSNLYIGMLESHIDHPITRFLQNDIKLTIGSDDPGLFGTTMPEEYHHAHTAGVSEKDLETIRERSFSYRSTKLSGRELD; encoded by the coding sequence ATGTATTGCGATCTACACAACCACCTTTATGGATGTTTACCCCCTGAAACTTTGTATCGAATTGGAAAAAATAACCCAGAACCTAGATGGCATCTCTATTTAGATTCTTATGAAAAAGCTTATGGGATAAAAATTCGGCCTTCCACTTTTTTTGAAGATTATGCTGACATAAAAGAATTTTCCAAACTCTATCACTTTCGAGAAAAGGCTCCTTTTTTACATTTCCAAGCAAAGTTCAACCTCATCATCGCACTCGTTAAGTTTGATGAAAGAGAAATAACAGAAGTGACACATGATGTTGTGTTATCTAATAGTTTGGAAGATATCAGTTACGCTGAATATCGTTTGATGTTTGGGAAAGAAGAACCAAAAGAAAGTTTTTATAGTAAACTAATGGCCTGTTTGGAAGGCCTCACCAAAGGAGAAAATTCAGCAAAAAAAGAAGGCAAAACCATCCAATCAAAACTAGTGATGTCTCTACATAGAGATATCAATTTTGAAAGGCACTATGACTGGATGAAAAATTGGATGGAAAAAGAATCTGTCATCCGAGAAGGACTTGTGGGAATCGATTTCTGTCATATCGAAGAAGGCCATCCGCCAAAAGATAAAAAATCTTTTTTCCAATCCGTAATTAAAGACAACCAAGCAGAACCTAACACTGCCTTGTCGATTCTCTATCATGTAGGAGAAAGTTTCCGAGACAAAACTCCTTTCTCTGCAGTCCGGTGGGTTTTGGAATCCGCATTGAATGGTGTGCATCGGCTTGGACATGCCTTGGCCCTCGGAATCGATTCTGATTATTTTTTGGGAGATGAAAGGACAGAGCTTGTATCAGAAGCCAAAGACCAAATTGAATGCGAATTGGAATCTTATGATGAAATTTCCTCCTTTGGCAGTTTTTATCCCAAAGAAGAACTCGAACTGAAACGAAAGGAACTAAAAACCAAACCAGATTCTGAACTCTTAAAAATCCAGTTCGATGCAAAACAGTCCCAGTACCTCCATACCTTCCAAAACTTTGTTATGTCTAAGATAGCACAAACCGAAGCTGTGATTGAATGCTGTCCCTCTTCCAATTTATACATTGGAATGTTGGAGTCGCACATCGATCACCCCATCACAAGATTTTTGCAAAACGATATCAAACTTACCATAGGATCCGATGACCCAGGATTATTTGGAACCACAATGCCCGAGGAGTATCACCACGCCCATACCGCTGGTGTGTCTGAAAAAGATTTGGAAACCATCCGGGAAAGGTCTTTTTCCTATAGATCGACCAAACTTTCAGGGCGTGAATTGGATTGA
- a CDS encoding MotA/TolQ/ExbB proton channel family protein gives MNFSCNLTKKKIALSFVTLLITIFTLAGKIEAQATPAAPTTESTQTTEAPAETPAPVAEAPAEAPQQESEIGLVKLFVTGGWSMWPLLLSSIVGFGVILERMYFFFTAKLIRKGYNQDLQDAIDASGMNGIEEFLKANEGQKITDVLKNGMEVSQNDPEIFAAGIEREAGEVMTLLEKGLTVLSAVSTIAPLVGFLGTVSGMINAFDAIANADQVNAKVVAGGIKEALITTAAGLIVAIPAMTFYQYLQGRVAFFTSEVEEAANKIYKEYLKLKAGKKA, from the coding sequence ATGAACTTTTCATGTAACCTGACAAAGAAGAAAATCGCTTTGTCTTTTGTGACCCTACTCATCACAATCTTTACTCTTGCAGGAAAAATCGAAGCACAGGCAACACCTGCGGCACCAACAACTGAATCCACACAAACAACGGAAGCACCAGCGGAAACTCCAGCTCCCGTAGCAGAAGCTCCTGCGGAAGCGCCACAACAAGAATCCGAAATCGGACTCGTAAAATTGTTTGTGACAGGTGGATGGTCTATGTGGCCACTACTGCTTTCTTCTATCGTTGGATTTGGTGTGATCCTAGAAAGGATGTATTTTTTCTTCACAGCAAAACTAATCAGAAAAGGATACAACCAAGACTTACAAGATGCCATTGATGCTTCTGGAATGAATGGGATTGAAGAATTTTTAAAAGCTAACGAAGGACAAAAAATCACTGACGTATTAAAAAATGGTATGGAAGTTTCTCAAAACGATCCAGAGATTTTTGCAGCTGGTATCGAAAGAGAAGCTGGTGAAGTGATGACACTTCTCGAAAAAGGCCTTACTGTTCTTTCTGCAGTCTCAACGATTGCACCACTAGTTGGATTCCTTGGAACCGTATCTGGTATGATCAATGCTTTTGATGCGATTGCAAATGCTGACCAAGTGAACGCAAAAGTGGTTGCTGGTGGTATCAAAGAAGCGCTCATCACAACTGCTGCTGGTCTTATCGTGGCGATCCCTGCAATGACATTCTACCAATACTTACAAGGCCGAGTCGCTTTCTTTACTTCTGAAGTAGAAGAAGCAGCGAACAAAATCTACAAAGAATACTTAAAACTTAAAGCTGGAAAAAAAGCGTAA
- a CDS encoding MATE family efflux transporter — translation MKPTRLNQKILGLAIPVFFGMISYTAIMVADTAMVGKLGEVPLAAVGFGGMVYFSIFAFLMGGSMAVQIIVARRFGEKNDKGVGITLVNSVYLSLVLGSLLSYFGFLYAPEFMGWIGDDPQVIEVAGVYLSYRFLGTVLFFVGFALRGFFDGIGIVQVGMISSILAAVTNIFFNWLLIFGNWGFPAWGVKGAAIASSLSSIPALLIVVFYFFRKDVIKYFQYQIFTPSFEIIKELCMVGFAPAVEGTLVNFAFSGFYKIAGMISTTTLASASVVLTCLSLSFMPGFSFGIAATTILGQSMGQGKLRLAYEGTMRSATFSAIVMGSMGLFFIIAGPWLIGLFTDVPAVAKVAYPALCIVALIQVGDAYHMVIGSALRSAGMMYYVMFVYLIVSFIIMLPLAYLFGIVLAWGNFGIWSAFFIWILLMAVIFVRKFRKKEWVNIRI, via the coding sequence TTGAAGCCAACTCGATTGAATCAGAAAATTCTTGGATTAGCAATCCCTGTTTTTTTTGGAATGATCAGTTATACAGCCATTATGGTAGCAGATACTGCTATGGTAGGGAAACTCGGTGAGGTTCCTCTTGCCGCAGTTGGATTTGGTGGGATGGTTTATTTTTCCATCTTCGCCTTTCTTATGGGCGGATCAATGGCCGTACAAATCATCGTAGCACGCCGATTTGGCGAAAAAAATGACAAAGGGGTCGGAATCACTCTAGTTAACTCCGTATATTTGTCCTTAGTTTTAGGATCTCTTTTGTCCTATTTCGGATTCCTTTATGCTCCAGAGTTTATGGGTTGGATCGGAGATGATCCGCAAGTGATCGAAGTGGCTGGCGTTTATCTTTCCTATCGATTCTTAGGAACAGTTCTCTTTTTTGTTGGGTTCGCCTTACGTGGATTTTTTGACGGGATTGGAATTGTGCAGGTGGGGATGATATCTTCCATTTTAGCCGCAGTCACCAATATCTTTTTTAACTGGTTACTCATCTTTGGAAACTGGGGTTTCCCAGCTTGGGGAGTGAAAGGTGCGGCCATTGCCTCTAGTTTGTCTTCAATTCCTGCTCTTCTCATTGTGGTGTTTTATTTTTTCCGAAAAGATGTCATCAAGTACTTTCAGTATCAAATTTTTACTCCAAGTTTTGAAATCATCAAAGAACTTTGTATGGTTGGATTCGCTCCTGCTGTGGAAGGAACACTCGTAAACTTTGCCTTTTCTGGATTTTATAAAATTGCTGGAATGATTAGCACAACCACTCTTGCTTCTGCTAGTGTTGTATTAACATGTCTTAGTTTGTCTTTTATGCCTGGATTTTCTTTTGGGATTGCGGCCACTACCATTCTTGGTCAATCAATGGGACAGGGAAAACTTCGATTGGCTTATGAAGGTACAATGCGCTCTGCCACTTTTTCAGCCATCGTCATGGGAAGTATGGGACTCTTTTTTATCATCGCAGGTCCTTGGCTCATTGGACTTTTTACAGATGTTCCCGCCGTTGCAAAGGTAGCATATCCTGCACTTTGTATTGTGGCCCTCATCCAAGTGGGAGATGCGTATCATATGGTGATTGGTTCTGCGCTTCGTAGTGCAGGGATGATGTATTATGTAATGTTTGTTTATCTCATTGTATCATTCATCATCATGTTGCCGTTGGCCTATTTATTCGGGATTGTCCTAGCGTGGGGTAATTTTGGAATATGGTCTGCGTTTTTTATTTGGATTTTACTCATGGCAGTGATTTTTGTCAGAAAATTTCGTAAGAAGGAGTGGGTGAACATACGAATTTAA
- a CDS encoding cobalamin-binding protein: MGPERIICLTEEPTEMFYLLGEEKRIVGISVYTERPPKAKEEKTKVSAFISGNLKKITALEPDLVIGFSDIQSQLAKDLIERGLNVLIFNQRSIREILSNMQMLGNLVGQVEKTNSLIEEWTSQINLWKQVNTSKSYKPKVFFQEWDEPMITGIQWVSEAIELAGGIDCFSHLKEKKLAKDRIITAEDVATANPDVYVGSWCGKAMDWDWVRNKPEWQSTNFLKSNRIFELDPSIILQPGPALFLEGIPKLKEIFSSL, translated from the coding sequence ATGGGTCCAGAACGAATCATTTGTCTCACCGAAGAACCAACAGAGATGTTTTATCTTTTGGGCGAAGAAAAACGTATTGTAGGAATCTCGGTTTATACAGAACGGCCACCAAAGGCAAAGGAAGAAAAAACCAAAGTTTCTGCCTTTATCAGTGGGAACTTAAAAAAAATTACAGCTCTCGAACCAGACCTCGTCATTGGTTTTTCTGATATCCAATCCCAATTGGCAAAAGACCTCATTGAACGAGGGTTAAATGTTCTGATCTTTAACCAAAGATCGATCAGAGAAATTTTATCCAATATGCAAATGCTCGGAAACCTTGTGGGCCAAGTAGAAAAAACAAACTCTCTTATCGAAGAATGGACAAGTCAGATCAACCTTTGGAAACAGGTGAATACTTCCAAATCCTACAAACCCAAAGTTTTTTTTCAGGAATGGGATGAACCCATGATCACTGGCATCCAATGGGTGAGCGAAGCAATCGAACTGGCCGGTGGAATAGACTGTTTTTCCCACTTAAAAGAGAAAAAACTCGCAAAAGACAGAATCATCACGGCCGAAGATGTAGCAACTGCCAATCCAGATGTCTATGTTGGTTCTTGGTGTGGGAAAGCGATGGATTGGGACTGGGTGCGTAACAAACCCGAATGGCAATCGACAAACTTCTTAAAATCCAATAGAATCTTTGAGTTAGACCCAAGCATAATATTACAACCAGGGCCAGCTTTGTTTTTAGAAGGGATTCCCAAACTAAAAGAGATCTTCTCCTCCCTCTAA
- a CDS encoding potassium channel family protein, with product MQRKKIAVIGIGSFGKLFVRYLFDDGHEVIAIDKDPMIIDSIKDFVTIAVTLDATDEHALRSQGIADVDYAVIALADDFETSIICAESLKKCGVKNIYARYQTELQMKVLALLGIKDLFNPEEKAARSMAETLSFSGMRSSFLISDEYSVVEVTVPKRYINQTIADADLRHKYNINVITIKRPTINKDTKRASDSKSEKILGIPHGNTILKEDDIIVLFGSQTDLARFLET from the coding sequence ATGCAAAGAAAAAAAATAGCAGTCATTGGAATTGGAAGTTTTGGAAAGTTATTTGTACGTTATCTATTTGATGATGGACATGAAGTCATTGCCATTGATAAGGACCCAATGATCATCGATTCGATAAAAGATTTTGTTACCATTGCTGTTACATTAGATGCCACTGACGAACATGCATTACGATCCCAAGGAATTGCCGATGTGGATTATGCTGTCATAGCTCTTGCCGATGATTTTGAAACCTCTATCATTTGTGCTGAAAGTTTAAAAAAATGTGGTGTTAAAAATATTTATGCCCGTTACCAAACAGAATTGCAAATGAAGGTTTTGGCACTTCTTGGAATCAAAGATTTGTTTAACCCAGAAGAAAAAGCAGCAAGAAGTATGGCCGAAACCTTATCCTTTTCTGGAATGCGTTCCAGTTTTTTAATCTCGGATGAATACAGTGTGGTAGAAGTCACGGTTCCGAAACGTTATATCAACCAAACCATTGCTGATGCTGACTTACGTCATAAATACAATATCAATGTCATCACCATCAAACGTCCTACCATAAACAAAGATACCAAACGTGCTTCTGATTCCAAATCAGAAAAGATCTTAGGAATTCCACACGGGAATACAATTCTCAAAGAAGATGATATCATTGTTCTTTTTGGATCTCAAACAGATCTGGCTCGTTTTCTGGAAACATAA
- a CDS encoding TrkH family potassium uptake protein: MKFKRFFVFLSRFFLYLQVQRFEIRKLYIEHFRWMGRMFYIFFGFLSVTILILDFGFYYPESWKEYVTLSIRTLVSFFILYESIHLIFTNKRWKEYVSIHKIELIILLMLGLEFIYEKNIVSILKSYHISGDDTTLIFLSANQVLFLFSNLAHFYRLSRNHDSKKLNPSIVFVSSFAFIILLGVCFLHFPKSTNGSVPSIDIVFTTISATCVTGLSTVDLSSSFTLTGQLIVLLLIQVGGLGLMTLTSFFSIFLAGKVSVSDTMMIKDLLSEETMGRAKEILKQITIQTLVIESIGAILLFYSFPENFPIVLSEKIYYSIFHSISAFCNAGFSLLPNGLATEAFQRSEGFLSVIMLLIVLGGLGFPVLFQIRTRLSNPFDFKFRWSVTSKLVFWTTGCLLLFGWISYYFLEQNSSLKGLTASEQIFHSLFYSVTTRTAGFNTLDLSQMGFPITFISFFLMWVGASPVSTGGGIKTTTFAISLINITNEIRGKERMEIDHRTIANSSIARASATIVLSLFVIFVAIFGLLITENVNFIDLCYEVVSAFGTVGLTRGLTPHLSGSGKIIICTVMFVGRVGILTLLVALSKKVDRISYEYPKEYVVVG; this comes from the coding sequence TTGAAGTTCAAACGATTCTTCGTTTTCCTATCACGTTTTTTTCTTTATTTACAAGTCCAAAGATTCGAAATCCGAAAACTTTACATAGAGCACTTCCGTTGGATGGGAAGAATGTTTTATATATTCTTTGGTTTTTTGTCCGTTACGATTCTAATTTTAGATTTTGGATTCTATTATCCAGAAAGTTGGAAAGAATACGTAACACTTTCGATTCGAACTCTTGTTTCGTTTTTTATTTTATATGAATCCATCCATTTAATTTTTACGAACAAACGATGGAAAGAATACGTATCCATTCACAAAATAGAACTTATCATCTTGCTGATGTTAGGCCTAGAGTTTATTTATGAAAAAAATATAGTCTCTATACTAAAGTCATACCATATTTCGGGAGATGATACCACGCTGATCTTTTTATCGGCAAACCAAGTTTTATTTTTATTTTCTAACTTAGCCCATTTTTATCGACTTTCCAGAAACCATGATTCCAAAAAATTAAATCCCTCCATCGTATTTGTTTCTTCTTTTGCTTTTATCATTTTACTCGGAGTTTGTTTTTTACATTTTCCGAAATCCACCAACGGAAGTGTTCCTTCTATTGATATTGTATTCACAACCATCAGTGCAACTTGTGTGACAGGCCTTTCGACAGTCGATTTAAGTTCGAGTTTCACTTTGACTGGACAATTGATTGTTTTACTTCTCATCCAAGTGGGGGGACTAGGGCTTATGACCCTAACCAGTTTTTTTTCAATCTTCCTTGCTGGAAAAGTTTCCGTAAGTGATACGATGATGATCAAAGACCTTCTCTCCGAAGAAACCATGGGTCGTGCAAAAGAAATTTTAAAACAAATAACGATCCAAACTCTTGTGATTGAATCCATCGGTGCTATATTATTATTTTATAGTTTCCCAGAAAACTTCCCGATTGTCCTTTCTGAAAAAATTTATTATTCTATCTTTCATTCTATTTCTGCATTTTGTAATGCTGGTTTTAGTTTGTTACCGAATGGACTGGCAACCGAAGCCTTTCAAAGATCAGAAGGTTTTTTATCGGTGATTATGCTTCTGATAGTACTCGGTGGGCTTGGGTTTCCCGTATTATTTCAAATTCGAACAAGACTATCCAATCCTTTTGACTTTAAGTTTCGGTGGTCTGTTACCTCCAAGTTGGTATTTTGGACGACCGGCTGTCTTTTGTTATTCGGTTGGATTTCATATTATTTTTTAGAACAGAATTCCAGTTTAAAAGGTCTTACCGCCTCGGAACAGATCTTTCATTCCTTGTTTTATTCGGTCACCACAAGAACCGCTGGGTTTAATACTTTGGACTTAAGCCAAATGGGATTTCCCATCACCTTCATTTCTTTCTTTTTAATGTGGGTGGGAGCTTCTCCTGTTTCTACAGGAGGAGGGATCAAAACCACAACATTTGCCATCTCTCTTATAAACATAACCAACGAAATTCGTGGAAAAGAAAGGATGGAAATAGATCACCGAACAATTGCTAATTCATCTATTGCGAGAGCCAGCGCCACTATTGTGTTATCTTTATTCGTAATTTTTGTTGCCATCTTTGGTTTATTGATTACTGAGAATGTAAATTTCATTGATTTATGTTATGAAGTGGTTTCTGCTTTTGGTACAGTGGGACTCACTCGTGGTCTCACTCCTCATCTGAGTGGTTCTGGTAAAATTATCATTTGTACGGTAATGTTTGTGGGTAGGGTCGGAATTTTGACCTTACTTGTCGCGCTCTCCAAAAAAGTAGATCGTATCTCGTATGAATATCCGAAAGAATATGTGGTTGTAGGTTGA
- a CDS encoding PIN domain-containing protein, translating into MKGKIFIDTNVFIYFFSPKDFEKKEISSNIIKASFKSDRFSISYQVIQEFSNVMLTKGQTPMKGQDISSFIEKILDPICSFFPTTEFYKNALKLREKNQLSYYDSLIVLAALELDCDYLLSEDFNDGAKINRLKIINPFHKMNAKLLKSIL; encoded by the coding sequence ATGAAAGGTAAAATCTTCATCGATACGAATGTATTTATTTACTTCTTTTCACCTAAGGATTTTGAAAAAAAGGAAATCTCTTCAAATATCATAAAAGCTTCTTTTAAATCTGATAGATTTTCTATAAGTTACCAAGTCATCCAAGAATTTAGCAATGTAATGCTTACAAAAGGACAAACACCAATGAAAGGTCAGGATATTTCAAGTTTCATAGAAAAAATCTTAGATCCAATTTGTTCTTTTTTCCCAACAACTGAATTTTACAAAAATGCTCTGAAATTAAGAGAGAAGAATCAATTATCTTATTATGATTCTTTGATTGTTTTGGCGGCTTTAGAACTCGATTGCGATTATTTATTGTCTGAAGACTTTAATGATGGAGCAAAAATTAACAGATTAAAAATTATCAATCCATTTCATAAGATGAATGCAAAATTACTAAAATCTATTCTATAA
- a CDS encoding patatin-like phospholipase family protein, whose protein sequence is MKRTELERQAIQNFLKSVDLFKKLPPAVLLRLANNVQEKLIRSHEALYYKGESSESIYIVRYGEILLENVAGQGHVYVGSGQVLAENSLISSSNHSTSAIAVIDSLVYVLNGKLFLQLASQEKVFAQNIIQMMGSRMRENLDRPSHKDTFSGLRRLCVHVPLEPEYHFGEKVKTFLDEYGEVTKKLSSAIPISTFKGMDPTKISEYLTNLRSKTPLLHIYFDESTSRMDLHYLVVQSDFIVFWEDEPEKFYKEKEEIINFWKTRIRNFEGRAIRMMESGVRKSYLPQDQSLKTFYQKDTLARYLVAKTRGLALGGGGARALAHVGLLKVLHREGIHFDFVSGASMGAVIAALYARKNSPVEIEEMIKNFFGGLESAFDPTIPVVAFFKGARMKRMLKKGFGDQRIEELPLPFATSAVDLQTGKEHIFDQGPITEALTSAMSLPGAFPPYRLGEKLLVDGGMINNVPENLIRSKGADVVMGINVSPLQEIVPVKLFEDRNTTEKGFFRYIWDTLKYPPILQIMTRTITLEGREITRLKRPKMDLFVHFHLEEFQLFDFARYQEIIDKGEQEAEANLAEIKQLFS, encoded by the coding sequence ATGAAACGAACAGAATTAGAACGACAGGCCATACAAAACTTTTTAAAGTCTGTGGATTTGTTCAAAAAACTTCCCCCTGCTGTTCTGTTAAGACTGGCAAACAATGTCCAAGAAAAATTAATTCGAAGCCACGAAGCTCTCTATTATAAAGGAGAGTCTTCGGAATCGATTTATATTGTTCGGTATGGCGAAATCCTTCTTGAGAATGTGGCCGGGCAAGGTCATGTATATGTGGGTTCGGGTCAGGTTTTGGCCGAGAACTCACTCATCTCCAGTTCTAACCATTCTACTTCCGCCATCGCTGTCATTGATTCCCTCGTTTATGTTTTGAATGGAAAACTGTTTTTGCAATTGGCATCCCAAGAAAAGGTTTTTGCGCAAAACATCATCCAGATGATGGGCTCTCGAATGCGAGAGAACTTAGATCGACCTAGCCATAAAGATACTTTTTCCGGATTACGAAGGTTATGTGTTCATGTTCCCTTAGAACCCGAATACCATTTTGGTGAAAAAGTAAAAACCTTTTTAGATGAGTATGGTGAGGTCACCAAAAAATTATCATCAGCCATTCCCATTTCCACTTTCAAAGGAATGGACCCAACAAAAATTTCAGAATACTTAACTAATCTTAGAAGTAAAACCCCTTTACTTCATATTTATTTTGATGAATCCACTTCCAGGATGGATTTACATTATCTTGTAGTACAATCTGACTTTATTGTATTTTGGGAAGATGAACCGGAAAAGTTTTACAAAGAAAAAGAAGAAATCATCAATTTTTGGAAAACTCGAATCCGAAACTTTGAAGGCCGTGCCATTCGTATGATGGAAAGTGGTGTTCGTAAAAGTTACCTTCCCCAAGACCAATCACTCAAAACATTTTATCAAAAAGATACGTTAGCCAGATACCTTGTGGCAAAAACGAGAGGTTTGGCGTTAGGTGGCGGTGGAGCCAGAGCCTTGGCGCATGTTGGTTTGTTAAAAGTTTTACATAGAGAAGGAATTCATTTTGATTTTGTTTCTGGCGCATCGATGGGAGCTGTGATTGCGGCTTTGTATGCGAGAAAAAATTCACCGGTAGAAATCGAAGAGATGATTAAAAATTTCTTCGGTGGATTGGAAAGTGCCTTCGATCCAACGATTCCGGTTGTTGCCTTTTTTAAAGGTGCCAGAATGAAACGAATGTTAAAGAAAGGGTTTGGTGACCAAAGAATTGAAGAATTGCCTCTCCCTTTTGCCACTTCCGCAGTAGATTTACAAACAGGAAAAGAACATATCTTTGACCAAGGACCTATTACAGAAGCACTCACCAGTGCGATGAGTTTGCCTGGTGCCTTTCCTCCTTACAGACTTGGAGAAAAATTACTCGTGGATGGAGGGATGATCAATAACGTTCCGGAAAACCTCATTCGCTCTAAAGGTGCAGATGTTGTGATGGGAATCAATGTTTCTCCTTTGCAAGAAATTGTCCCGGTCAAACTCTTTGAAGATCGTAACACAACAGAAAAAGGATTCTTTCGTTATATTTGGGATACTTTAAAATATCCTCCTATCTTACAGATTATGACAAGAACCATCACCTTGGAAGGAAGAGAGATCACTCGCCTCAAACGACCTAAAATGGATCTTTTTGTACATTTTCATTTGGAAGAATTTCAGTTATTTGATTTTGCTCGTTACCAAGAAATCATCGATAAAGGGGAACAGGAAGCAGAAGCGAACCTGGCTGAGATCAAACAATTGTTTTCTTAA
- a CDS encoding ExbD/TolR family protein, whose product MIKLKKKQELEEISAASMSDIAFLLLVFFMVTAVFFVKEGLNISLPRKQSEPQPFLRKNVYEILVTQDRYKMRNPAFGTKEYSSLKEFRDDLNQMEIPDLKNKLALIVTTGDTKYAKMLDALSAVQLRGFEKISVRKKK is encoded by the coding sequence ATGATTAAGTTAAAGAAAAAACAAGAACTAGAGGAGATATCGGCAGCATCTATGTCGGATATTGCCTTTCTACTCTTGGTATTTTTTATGGTAACTGCTGTATTCTTTGTAAAGGAAGGATTGAATATTTCCCTTCCACGCAAACAATCCGAACCGCAGCCTTTTTTACGTAAAAATGTATATGAAATTTTGGTCACCCAAGATCGATACAAAATGCGTAACCCGGCTTTCGGAACCAAAGAATATTCTAGTTTAAAAGAATTTCGTGATGACCTAAACCAAATGGAAATCCCGGATCTTAAAAACAAACTAGCACTCATTGTTACAACCGGTGATACCAAATATGCAAAGATGTTGGATGCCTTATCCGCAGTTCAACTTCGCGGATTTGAAAAAATCTCAGTGAGAAAGAAGAAATAA